Proteins from one Oncorhynchus gorbuscha isolate QuinsamMale2020 ecotype Even-year linkage group LG18, OgorEven_v1.0, whole genome shotgun sequence genomic window:
- the utp6 gene encoding U3 small nucleolar RNA-associated protein 6 homolog, giving the protein MAEIVQQRIENRIPELEQLERVGLFSKKEVKSMLKRATALEYKLHRLIITKVDFIAYIQYEINVLELIKKRRSRIGYQFKREEIEYSIISRINSIFRRATTKWKDDVQLWLSHIAFCKKWNTKVQLSKVFSSMLAIHPEKPALWIMAAKSELEDRNLSESARHLFLRALRFHPESKKVYQEYFRMELLHAEKLRKQQKELEQAEMDVGEYEFSPEIMSGKLAELVYRDATGKIQGADFILSLLTIAAIFDFTKELQDTIIQDLQSKYTDDSLTWDFMAKRELEATVGEELQTAKGRASDIARREERCCQVYEEGLKSLNTEAMWACYVSFCLERFKRKTNVQELKEKRQEKLLAVLQRAHDSSMLKEEFYKNWLQVLLSSGDSEQTAAVAMAATQRYRQSVDVWCLALQTMVHLGSGATGKLFQDALKHVNPKLSLPLWQLQVEWSMTSQSPEETEALFQRGLLSVVPAVSMEIKEKYLDWSYRAGGYKKARKTFTSLHESRPFSKAFFTRMIQMEKNQETPKMSNLRDFYERALREFGSTDDDLWLEYIREELGPSGQPENCGKIHWRAMKMLEGESVERFTAQYTLLQTGHI; this is encoded by the exons ATGGCTGAGATAGTCCAACAGCGGATCGAGAATCGAATCCCAGAGTTGGAACAGTTGGAGAGAGTGGGACTGTTCAGCAAAAAAGAAGTCAA ATCCATGCTAAAAAGGGCGACAGCTTTAGAATACAAACTGCATCGATTGATCATAACCAAAGTTGACTTCATTGCATACATTCAG TATGAAATCAATGTATTAGAGCTGATAAAGAAGAGAAGATCA CGCATCGGCTATCAGTTCaaaagagaggagatagagtaTTCCATCATCTCGAGGATCAACAGCATTTTCAGAAGGGCCACAACTAAATGGAAG GATGATGTGCAGCTGTGGCTCTCTCACATTGCTTTCTGTAAGAAATGG AACACAAAGGTTCAACTCAGCAAGGTGTTCTCCTCCATGCTCGCCATTCATCCTGAGAAACCAG CCCTCTGGATCATGGCTGCCAAGAGCGAGCTGGAGGACAGAAACTTGTCAGAGAGCGCCAGACACCTGTTCCTGCGTGCCCTGCGCTTCCACCCGGAAAGCAAGAAGGTCTACCaagag TACTTCCGTATGGAGCTGTTGCACGCTGAGAAACTGAGGAAGCAAcagaaggagctggagcaggctGAGATGGACgtg GGAGAGTACGAGTTCTCCCCTGAGATCATGAGTGGCAAACTGGCCGAGTTGGTGTACAGAGATGCTACTGGGAAAATCCAAG GAGCCGATTTCATCCTGTCTCTTTTGACCATCGCCGCCATCTTTGACTTCACTAAAGAACTACAGGACACCATTATACAAGA CCTGCAGAGCAAATACACAGACGACTCACTGACGTGGGACTTCATGGCCAAGCGGGAGCTGGAGGCGACGGTGGGGGAGGAGCTTCAGACAGCCAAGGGGCGGGCCTCTGACATCGCCAGGAGAGAGGAGCGCTGCTGCCAGGTCTACGAGGAGGGCCTCAAAAGCCTCAACACAG AGGCCATGTGGGCGTGCTACGTGTCCTTCTGCCTGGAGAGGTTCAAGAGGAAAACCAATGTCCAGGAGCTGAAGGAGAAG AGGCAGGAGAAGCTGCTGGCAGTGCTTCAGCGTGCCCACGACTCCTCAATGCTGAAGGAGGAATTCTACAAGAATTGG CTGCAGGTCTTACTCTCATCAGGAGACTCGGAGCAGACCGCTGCGGTTGCCATGGCAGCCACCCAGCGCTACAGACAATCTGTGGACGTGTGGTGCCTGGCCCTGCAGACGATGGTGCATCTGGGGAGTGGTGCCACAGGCAAGCTATTCCAGGACGCCCTGAAACACGTGAATCCCaag TTGAGTTTGCCCCTGTGGCAGCTGCAGGTGGAGTGGAGCATGACATCACAGAGCCCAGAGGAAACTGAAGCCCTGTTTCAG aGAGGTCTGCTGTCTGTGGTGCCTGCCGTTTCCATGGAGATAAAGGAGAAATACCTTGACTGGTCCTACAGGGCCGGAGGCTACAAGAAAGCCAGGAAGACCTTCACAAG TTTGCATGAGAGCCGGCCCTTCTCCAAGGCCTTTTTCACCAGAATGATCCAGATGGAGAAAAATCAA GAGACTCCCAAGATGAGCAACCTGAGGGACTTCTATGAGAGAGCCCTGAGGGAATTTGGCTCCACAGATGATG ATCTGTGGCTGGAGTACATCCGAGAGGAGCTTGGGCCCAGCGGCCAGCCAGAAAACTGTGGGAAGATCCACTGGAGAGcgatgaagatgctggagggggagagtgtggagagatTCACTGCCCAGTACACCCTGCTGCAGACTGGACACATCTAG